One Chryseobacterium wanjuense genomic region harbors:
- a CDS encoding MBL fold metallo-hydrolase, whose product MKLKFLGTGTSHGVPVIGCTCEVCTSKNPKDSRFRSSVMVTTDENRKILIDCGPDFRQQMLINHEHNVDIALLTHEHNDHVIGLDDMRPLIFKSGKDMPLYCYQRVGHEVKNRFPYAFTDVRYPGAPAFDLHEIENKPFTVLDTEITPIEVIHYKITVFGYKFKNMAYITDANFISETEKKKLQNLDVLVLNCIRKFDPHPAHFILPDVIQLFQELKPKKLFLTHISHHLGLHDIEDKQLPAGMHLAYDGLEINF is encoded by the coding sequence ATGAAGTTGAAATTTTTAGGAACGGGAACTTCCCACGGTGTACCCGTTATTGGCTGCACTTGTGAAGTGTGTACTTCAAAGAATCCAAAAGACAGTCGCTTTCGATCTTCTGTGATGGTGACTACGGACGAAAACAGGAAAATCCTTATCGATTGCGGCCCGGATTTCAGGCAGCAGATGCTTATTAACCACGAACACAACGTAGATATCGCTCTTCTCACCCACGAACACAACGACCATGTGATCGGGCTTGATGATATGCGCCCACTGATTTTTAAAAGCGGAAAAGACATGCCTCTTTACTGCTACCAAAGGGTCGGACACGAAGTAAAAAACCGTTTTCCTTATGCTTTTACGGACGTACGGTATCCGGGAGCTCCGGCTTTTGATCTGCATGAAATTGAAAATAAACCTTTTACCGTTTTAGATACGGAAATCACTCCGATTGAGGTGATTCATTATAAAATAACAGTTTTCGGATATAAGTTTAAAAACATGGCTTACATTACCGATGCTAATTTTATTTCTGAAACCGAAAAGAAAAAATTGCAAAATCTTGATGTCCTGGTGTTGAACTGTATCAGGAAATTTGATCCGCATCCGGCACATTTTATTCTTCCGGATGTTATTCAATTATTTCAAGAGCTAAAACCTAAGAAATTATTTTTAACCCATATCAGTCACCATCTGGGTTTGCATGATATTGAAGATAAACAACTTCCAGCCGGAATGCACCTTGCCTACGATGGTTTGGAAATAAATTTTTAA